Proteins found in one Nostoc sp. NIES-3756 genomic segment:
- a CDS encoding phage holin family protein translates to MLGTFLTVLATALSLLIVDLVVPGVNIANFPAAMIAAVVVGFINSSFRPVLSALSLPLNLVTFGAFSLIVNGLCFTLAAALVPGFSAHGLLAFILGPVVLSFASTFINNYFVEKNLLSGSTTTQAELPSQGELTSR, encoded by the coding sequence ATGTTGGGAACATTTTTAACAGTTTTAGCTACAGCACTAAGCCTATTAATTGTGGACTTAGTAGTCCCTGGTGTCAATATTGCTAACTTTCCTGCTGCGATGATTGCTGCTGTTGTGGTTGGTTTCATCAATAGCTCATTTAGACCAGTTCTTTCGGCTCTGTCATTACCGCTTAACCTCGTAACTTTTGGAGCATTTTCTCTAATTGTTAACGGTTTGTGTTTCACATTAGCAGCAGCTTTGGTTCCTGGTTTTAGCGCTCACGGTCTTCTCGCTTTTATTTTAGGGCCAGTTGTTCTTTCTTTCGCTAGCACATTCATTAACAACTACTTTGTAGAAAAGAATCTTTTAAGCGGAAGCACCACAACTCAAGCTGAATTACCTTCTCAAGGTGAATTAACTTCTAGGTAA
- a CDS encoding YqaE/Pmp3 family membrane protein, with amino-acid sequence MKLLRLFLGLVLPPLGVFLTVGVGPTLLINILLTVLGWLPGSIHAVWVIAKHDEQFNREGDIY; translated from the coding sequence ATGAAATTACTTCGTCTTTTTCTTGGTTTAGTCTTACCTCCATTAGGAGTTTTCTTAACAGTCGGTGTTGGCCCAACTTTGTTGATTAATATCTTATTAACAGTTTTAGGTTGGCTTCCCGGTAGTATCCATGCCGTTTGGGTGATTGCTAAACATGATGAACAATTCAACAGAGAGGGCGATATTTACTAA
- a CDS encoding histidine kinase, which produces MASNIKEQIQADLQQAKATGQLRSEKIREIVKTAVAQVASEFKEGSIELRSLVKDAVSTVIENLQDKGTEIKEEVTASIEGAIEGVNTKRHEAIVKTQSELQRLQAQIDGEEDKIQQEVDVILAEIAETGQEKTASTKNAINSAIDAIKNSDEVSLLQKRYAQLQAQLSIVRANLAARYGGRSEEVKNYLDEAKTWYDQARPQAEALATQVEQKSAQIDNKLSEAGTSLARKEHQIKQTLRELLLATADLFKDKEHSEQDKTVTRK; this is translated from the coding sequence ATGGCTAGTAATATCAAAGAACAAATTCAAGCAGATTTACAACAAGCAAAGGCAACTGGACAGTTAAGAAGCGAGAAAATTCGAGAAATTGTTAAAACCGCAGTTGCTCAAGTAGCTTCTGAGTTTAAAGAGGGTTCTATTGAACTTCGTTCTCTTGTTAAAGATGCAGTTTCTACTGTAATTGAAAATCTGCAAGATAAAGGCACAGAAATTAAAGAGGAAGTTACAGCATCAATTGAAGGTGCAATTGAAGGAGTGAATACGAAAAGACATGAAGCTATAGTAAAAACTCAGTCAGAATTGCAAAGATTACAAGCTCAAATTGATGGGGAAGAAGATAAAATTCAGCAAGAAGTTGATGTAATTTTAGCGGAAATAGCCGAAACTGGTCAGGAAAAAACTGCCAGTACTAAAAATGCCATTAATTCTGCCATCGATGCTATCAAAAATAGCGATGAAGTTTCATTATTGCAAAAACGTTACGCCCAATTACAAGCACAATTATCGATTGTCAGAGCTAATTTAGCAGCACGTTACGGCGGACGTTCTGAAGAAGTCAAGAATTATCTAGACGAAGCTAAAACTTGGTATGATCAAGCTCGTCCACAAGCCGAAGCCTTGGCTACACAAGTTGAGCAAAAAAGCGCACAAATAGATAATAAACTCAGTGAAGCTGGTACATCCTTAGCTAGAAAAGAACACCAAATTAAGCAAACCCTTCGTGAGTTATTGCTAGCGACTGCTGATTTGTTTAAAGATAAAGAACATTCAGAACAGGATAAAACAGTTACTCGCAAATAA
- the petJ gene encoding cytochrome c6 PetJ → MQKLLKLVLVTILFFISTFTSPANAADTANGEQLFNVHCAGCHINGGNIVRRGKNLQKKALKKYAMDSLEAVESIITNGKNNMSAYKDRLSVQEIQDVAAYVLEQAEKGWR, encoded by the coding sequence GTGCAGAAATTACTCAAATTAGTATTAGTAACTATTCTATTTTTCATCAGTACCTTTACCTCACCTGCAAATGCAGCAGACACAGCCAATGGTGAACAACTTTTTAACGTTCACTGCGCTGGTTGTCATATCAACGGTGGGAACATAGTCAGACGCGGTAAGAACTTGCAAAAGAAGGCGTTAAAAAAATATGCTATGGATTCGCTAGAAGCGGTTGAATCTATCATCACTAATGGTAAAAATAATATGTCCGCTTACAAAGACCGTCTCAGCGTACAGGAAATACAAGATGTTGCGGCTTATGTTCTAGAACAAGCAGAAAAAGGCTGGCGGTAG
- a CDS encoding aldo/keto reductase, whose protein sequence is MILPVESRLQFTPDLNICRILNGMWQVSGGHGRINPQAAIQTMFQYVDAGFTTWDLADHYGPAEDFIGEFRRQIIANRGEAALANIQAFTKWVPRPGKMTKKLVEENIDISRRRMDVESLDLMQFHWWEYQDKNYLDALKYMAELQSEGKIKHLALTNFDTEHLQIITEAGIKIVSNQVQFSLVDRRPEVSMVQFCQQHGIKLFTYGTLCGGFLSEKYLGKPEPRSFDLGTVSLRKYKNMIDAWGGWRLFQELLSTLKQIADEHGVSIANVATRYILDKPAVGGVIVGARLGLSEHIEDNAKIFSFSLDAKDSVLINTISSQSRDLYHLIGDCGDEYRR, encoded by the coding sequence ATGATATTACCAGTAGAAAGTCGGTTACAATTTACCCCTGATTTAAACATTTGCCGAATATTAAATGGAATGTGGCAAGTATCTGGTGGACATGGCAGAATTAATCCTCAAGCTGCTATCCAAACTATGTTTCAATATGTGGATGCAGGCTTTACTACATGGGATTTAGCAGACCATTATGGCCCGGCGGAAGACTTTATTGGTGAGTTTCGTCGTCAGATAATTGCTAACCGTGGTGAAGCAGCATTAGCTAATATCCAAGCCTTCACAAAATGGGTTCCTCGTCCTGGGAAGATGACGAAAAAACTAGTCGAGGAAAATATAGATATATCCCGGCGCAGAATGGATGTAGAATCATTGGATTTGATGCAGTTCCACTGGTGGGAATATCAAGATAAAAATTATTTAGATGCCCTCAAATACATGGCAGAACTGCAAAGTGAAGGGAAAATTAAGCATTTGGCTTTAACTAATTTTGATACAGAACATCTGCAAATTATTACCGAAGCTGGAATTAAAATTGTTTCTAACCAAGTACAGTTTTCTCTAGTAGACCGCCGTCCCGAGGTAAGTATGGTGCAGTTTTGTCAACAACATGGCATCAAACTTTTCACCTATGGCACACTTTGCGGTGGTTTCTTATCAGAAAAATATCTTGGCAAGCCAGAACCACGCAGCTTTGATTTAGGTACAGTTAGTTTGCGTAAGTACAAAAATATGATTGATGCTTGGGGCGGCTGGCGCTTGTTTCAAGAGTTACTATCAACCCTCAAGCAAATTGCTGATGAGCATGGAGTTAGCATTGCTAATGTAGCCACCCGTTATATTTTAGATAAACCGGCTGTGGGTGGTGTGATAGTTGGCGCAAGGTTGGGTTTATCAGAACATATTGAAGATAATGCGAAGATATTTAGTTTTAGTTTAGATGCAAAAGATAGCGTTCTCATCAACACCATCTCCAGCCAATCACGAGATTTATACCACTTAATCGGTGATTGTGGTGATGAA